The following nucleotide sequence is from Azoarcus sp. CIB.
GCGAACGCCAAGTCCATCCCGATCGCGGCTGCGATCCAGGAACGCTTCGACGACCTCGACTACCTGCACGACGTCGGCGACATCGAGATCAACATCTCCGGCTGCATGAACGCCTGCGGCCACCACCACGTCGGCCACATCGGCATCCTCGGCGTCGATAAGAACGGCGAGGAGTGGTACCAGGTCACGATCGGCGGCAGCCAGGGCAACAACGCCGCGATCGGCAAGGTCATCGGCCCGTCGTTCGCGCGCGCCGAGATGCCCGACGTGATCTCGGAACTGATCGAAACCTACATCCAAGAACGCCACGAAGACGAACTCTTCATCGACACCGTGCGCCGCATCGGCCTCGATCCGTTCAAGACGCGCGTGTATGCCGATCGTCAGCCCCACAGGAAGGTCGCCAATGTCTAAAGTCATCAAGAACGGCCGCATCGTCAACGACGACTGGCAGATCCTCACCGTCGCCGAAGGCGAAGAGGCCGCAGCCCTCGACGTGCCCGCCGGCCGCGTGATCGTGCCGCTCGCGACCTGGCTTGCCCGCCGCGACGAACTCGCCGCACGCGGCGACGTCGGCGTGTGGTTCGCCGGCAACGAAGGCCCCGAGGCGCTCGCCGACGACATCGGCCACGTCGCCGTGATCGCCGTGAGCTTCCCGAAATTCGTCGACGGCCGCGGCTACTCGACCGCCGCACTGCTGCGCACGCGTTACGGCTACACCGGCCAGCTCATCGCCTTCGGCGAAGTCCTGCGCGACCAGTTCAACTACCTCACGCGCTGCGGCTTCGACACGCTGCAGCCGCGCGAAGGCCGCTACACCGACGCCCAGCTCGACGCCGCCGTCGCGAGCCTTGCTGACTTCACCGAGCCCTACCAGGCCTCGGTCCTCCACCCGCAGCCGCTGTTCCGCCGCGTCGCGCGCGTCGGAGTGAAGGCATGAGCGGGGCAGTCAGCCTGCTGCGCCCGGCGGCGAAGAATCCGGCCATCCATCCGGCACTCACCGAGCCGCTGGTCGAGGCCGTCAGCAGCAAGACCGACGACGCCCTCGCGCTGCTGCGCGCGGCGGTTGCCGAGTTCGGC
It contains:
- a CDS encoding DUF934 domain-containing protein: MSKVIKNGRIVNDDWQILTVAEGEEAAALDVPAGRVIVPLATWLARRDELAARGDVGVWFAGNEGPEALADDIGHVAVIAVSFPKFVDGRGYSTAALLRTRYGYTGQLIAFGEVLRDQFNYLTRCGFDTLQPREGRYTDAQLDAAVASLADFTEPYQASVLHPQPLFRRVARVGVKA